The Eptesicus fuscus isolate TK198812 chromosome 16, DD_ASM_mEF_20220401, whole genome shotgun sequence DNA window TATGTCTTTTTAAGTTGTATTtattaattcctttaaaataataaaaccattacATGTTAAACATAAATacgtttataataaaaacaaacctattttccaaaataagaaaagtttcgtgaaaagaaaagcattgtttttcattttagtaaATTTGTTTGGTGTCTGTCTTGATAGAAGATAGCTGGATTCTCATAACTGTTTCTGCCTCAATCTGTTGTCATATGTGTTATAGTAAATAAAGAAAATCTGGCTTATGCAAATATGtagttataaaaagaagaaatattttaatagccttttaatatgtttttctttgctATTTCACCTAGACTCAACCAGTGATGGTTTCTTAAAGGTTAGTGGCCAAGTGGAATCTGAAACCTTCACAAATGAACATTAAAGATCTTCCAAACATTGACACATTTCATTATATAgtgtaaaaaaaatcatatttgttAATGTCTCCACTGGCTTCATCAGAAGTCCTTCAAGTATTAGGAAACTGTCAAGCTTACAGTGGCTGATacatgttttccaaaattctgatttttgtttGAAAGCTCAATTTTTATCACTGGTAACAAAGACCATCAATCATTTTCTTTGAAGTGAGAggctcattttattcatttttgagaaCATGTCTGCTAAATAATCAAGTCTGGATAACCATAGTTCGTTGGTCATTTTCTCAAGTAAAAATAGTATTCCATGGAAAAAGTGGCTAGTTCAGCTTACAACTCAATCACATAAGtgctttttttctccttgagACAACCATTGTGCTTTGCTATGCAGCAAAAGTATTTTATGCTGACTTTCCATTTCATcacatagaatatttaaaaaacaacaacatgcaCTTAAGagtcaatatttaataaaatttctgctctgttgcaaacatttttttaaaaattgtgagcaTGAGATGGCAAAAATATAGAATGACTACAAGTATAGTTAATATCACTGCATTCATTAATCCTTGCTAAGGGGCAGCAATTTCACCCACCATTGTTTTTCATACCACTAGTACAAGTGTCAACCCAAGAGAAAAGGCAAGTAACATCTTAGTATTGTTAAGAAAATATGTAACTCCATGGACACTCCCTCTCTGAAAGAACGTAGGGAATTgagctttgagaaccactgctctaaactgaACAGAATATGTCTGACCAGAGGACAGCAGGGCCTTCGCCTTCCTGTGAGTGTGGACAGCCTCCGTGAGAGGAGTGGACCGCTGGGAATATAGCCCTGTTtacttcaggttttttttttagcatcaaTACTGCAGTTATGACCAACTGAAATGTCCAGGCCTCTTTTACAGGACCTACTATCAAGCAAGGCTTCCTgtttgggaagagaaaaaaaaaaaagttttaacttaAAGACACGGAAATCAGCTGATGACCTCAATGTGGGACAAGGTGGATTGGAGGTGATGGATATCATCTGAGTGGAGATGTTTCACagagcgtgggaaggtggaaatgTAGCTGTGGACTGGGAAACCAGCAGCCTAAGATGGACAGGCGAAGCCAGGAAGCTGCCTGAGGGTGGAGAAATCCTAGAATGACCCCGAGTCCAGGGAGGCACGGGGAAGATGAGGTTGGACAGGTCAGGTGAACCTGGGCAGGGTCATGAGAATCAGGAGAGTGTACGGCccaaagcaggctggctggccaggtCATGTGCTGCAGAGGTGGTGCCGACTGAGGCTGAGTGAAGGCTGTGGGCAGGGCGGTAACGAGGTCCTAGAGACTAGAAAGAGTTGTTCCCATACAAGGGTGGGTTGGTAGGGGTTAGGAAGGGACCCTAGACAACGATGGGAAGGCTGTGGGACCAGGCCAGGTCTTCAAGATTTTTGTCTCCAAAATGAAGAATGAGGGAATCGTTGGAAATGGCAGCCACATCAATCTGGGCTTTctgagagaagggggtggggctgtgggacaTTTGGGTAGCAccaaaggagaaagaaggaaagggatcTATCATTCTGCAGAGGCCCAGAGGTGACGGGGAGGCGtgtcttctttccaaagggcAATGATAGTATAGTTGATAGGATGTGGGAATTTTCAATCATCTAAGCCAGAGAGCTTCAGTCTTTTCTCATCGCCCTGGAGAACTTGGAGAACGTTCTTTAACATTCCAAAAGCCCCATCAGCTCACCCGGCCCGCAGTAGAGTTAACAGTAGCAATTAGTGCTAATTAATTGGAATTTGGAACTCTCATCTTGCAGGATGGGTGTGTGTTGGAGAGATGTTTATGAAAGGTGGTGTTTATCCagaggatttccttttcttttaagtcAAGGCTAGAGGCTTAAGCATCTTTAATTCAAAGGAAGGAGATCCAACAGTTGTTATTTAGCCTCAAATCTCTGTTGGAGTCTCCTGTAGGATTAGAAACACCAGAGCagggtaggagagggtgaggTGGCTGTTCCATAGCCGCAGTCCAGGCGAGATCTGAGCCAGGTGAGAGTCTCAAGGATGGAGGAGGTGACTTGCATCTTAATGGAAACTGGAGAATGTTCTTCCCTCCCTGAATCTAGGCAATAGCCACTCTGCCCCTTCGCTGTAATTTTTCTGTTCTTACCAGCCACAGTTCACTTTGAAAagtcagtaaaatataaataataatgatgacgGTGATGATAAAATGGCAGGAGGGAAGTATTTCAAAGAACATATTTCTTGCCTTCACTTATTGTTAGGGGGCAAAAAGCAGGGtgtacttttcattttaattagttGCTGCTGCTCATTCATTCAGCCCTTGGAGAGCAGGATACTGGTAGAGATCTGCCCGGTGTGAGAAACCAGCCCCTCCTAGGAAGGAATAAACACACAGAGCCAATACGCTGTTGTTCTGCAGGAGAAATAAGAAACCCAGACTCTGGGGAtccgaggggcaggaggggcctgacTTACCCATGCAGTAGGCTGAGGGAGAGGCTCAGAATGGAAAGACCTCCAGCTCTAGGACTTCCACCGAGAGACCAGGATCTGGACAAGCCAGTGGCTTCCATCCCAGTGGGCGAACCCAGGCCCTAGGGAAacgggggctgggagggaagcaatGAGGTCAAACCATTTCTCCCAAGAACCTGGCCTAGAGTTTGTGAGCACAAGCCCAGGAGTGCTCCTGTCCTAAGCCATAGCTATTGatttcccagcccctccctttgaaccagtggttcccaaggtggggcacacgccccccgaggggcaatttgatttttaaggggggcaatttgagaatgagttattaacagtgaatttttttgcatttcttatggttctaggggcctcgtatacagtatataaaatatatattgtgacatatttatgcatttcagttctctgttatatgttttgaaatttatttgatattttttcatatcgctttatattattattccttaaacaatttcttagtgatttttttcctcagtacttcaactgtcctttcgttcttttatttttctctttcatggatgccatgttctttggaaggttgtttagaccaagttaatggcctcttagtcttcctccacatgaataggagttcactttttgagtaataagaattatatgtccccagggtgggggggttgtgtatcaggattttagagatgcttaggtggggcacggccaaaaaaggttgagaaccactgctctaaatggtCCCTGGAGACCCCAATTTTACCTAATAAGAACCATCGTTAGGAATTTAAAGTTTACAGAACATGTTCACAGACCCCTGTATTTTATTTAGTCTTTCCAAAGCCCCATAAAATGGGAATTAGCATTAACCCCAATTTAtagaggaagggctgggggggTGGGTCTCCACTTCTTTGAGCCTGACAGGTACCATGATGGCGCTCAACATGCAGCATCGTGGAAATCTTGCAACAGTACTGTAACATGGAACTTCCCTCCTCATTTtactcaggaggcagctgaggctcagagaagttaaagtGATGTGACCATGGTCATGGAGACAATATGCCTTGGGGCCAGGTCACAGCCAGGTTTTCAGACTCCCGCGGGAGTGGCCATTGCCCATAGCAGGTCGGAGGTGACGTTTCCCCCTCTGGAaccagagaggggagaggcatACACAGAAGCAGATCGCTCTCAGTTCCTGGGGGAGCTACCTGATTCTTCATCTCAGGCCCTCTGCCCTACCTCCCCTTTCCACCCACCCCGGCAAAGAGGAGCAGGGTGTTGAAGCTCCCGCGGTCTCAGCTTGCAGAGCTGGTAATTAGCCCTTTGTGTCCAGCGAGCCACCTTTCATCCCCTCTACCTGCCGGTGTCCGCTTTCCCCGTGAGCATCTCTCAGCTCTTTGCCGAACCCTCCGCCCTCTTTGTGGCCAGCTCAGGCCGTTTGTCAGGGGTGATGGCTGAGGGACGCACACATGCAACACAGCGGGGAGGGCTGGTCCAACCAGAGTCACTCACATTTTCCATCCCAGGTGCCAgacatctctctcctctctctgccccagaGACCGCCAGGGTTAGGTCACCTGGCTTCGAGGCAGACAGTTGATAGCTAGGCCCCCAAATTTCAGGCCTTTGGAGCCTCGGTATTGCCTTTCAGGTCCCCTCCATGGCTGAAACGGGAGCTGACTGACTGGCGACTTTTATACTTCAGCCAAAAGCCTGCCGACCAGCTCCTCCTCTCCAGGGCTCGCCCTTAACCCCAGACTTCTCTGCTCCGAGGCCACCTGTGTTGGTCCACCAGCCAAACATCCCGAATTTGCCTGGACAGTCCTGCTTTCATTGTCCTCCTATTTACACGCTTATGTTTGTGCTGTCCAGTGCAGTTGCCACGGGCataaacataatatatttaaatatatcctATACATTTATGCTAATAAAAAcgaaagaaaattaacatttttagccTTGCTTCAAGCACTCAGAGgccacatgtgactagtggctactGTTGGGCAGCGCAGGTAGGAAACGTTTCCATTATCACAGAAAGTTCTGTCAGACAGCTCCGATCTACACAGCCAGAAATTCTAGTGTCCCCGCATCCAAACCACATCTCACAGGCCATTTCCTCCTCCTGGAAGGGCCTAAAGTTCCCTTGACCTTTCGACTGAACCCATTTGAGTTCCCAAAACGTCAAGGCCTCCTGGCATCAGAGGTCACCTGGCAAAGGATGCCCCAAAGACGTGTCTCCCATAAAATTCACCAGGACCATGGTATCTGTGTGCCCCCTGTTTCTACACAGCGGGATACCTGGGGCCCGGGGTATTCTTGATGTGTTTGATCTTCAACACATCACTTCATTTATAAAAGAGGGAACTTGGTGTCTATGAGTTTAACCCAGACCATCAGCCCCGACAGCCGAGGGTGACAGCTGGATTGTGGAATTGTCACCCTGAGAGAACCACAGcctgccccatccctgcccccaggccttcaccaccccattgtcggTGTCCATGTATATATGCAAaccagttctttggttgatctcttcctgcccatttcttttttttttctttttcttttgcttttccttGTCCAGAGAGAAGGGGCGCTTTGGGGTAAGCGGTTTAACCAGAAGCAGTTTCTTTTTGGAACAAGGGCAGTTCCTTATTCCCTGCCAGTTCCTGCAGGCAAACGGCATGCCGGGCTGGCCTGCCGCCTCGACCCTACCTGTCATGTGCTTGGCAAGGCCGACTTGAGTCCTTTTTTTTCCACTGCCTTCCCCACCCCGTCAAATAGCAGTGGCAACCTCTCATTTTTCTGCTGCCCAGATGATTAAAAAGCATGACTTAGTGGAAAAATCTTGACCTCCTTAGGGTCAGCCTCTTCAGCAGCTGTCGGAGATAAGAGTGCACTGGCGAGATCCTGCTCTCCGCAAGGCTTTCTGTCCGTGTGCAGGGAAACGAGGAGCTGTTGGTTTCTGGGTGCCTCTTGTGTGTCTTTGGAGAGAGCTACAATTTTCAGGGTCATAAATTGGTATTAtctactaataaaataaaatctctgatGGAAGGGTTAGATTATCATAGTGATTTCTTAAAATGGAATTAACAGGCTttgtaaaaaaaagttttatattgtgtgtgttgttttttatggCGCCTGCTTTGAACAATTCAGGGAGCAAAGTTCTCTGGCAGCTAAGCAGTATCAGAAGTTCACTGCTCAGACTTCCCCCAAGGACGTCAGAGACTTAATTGTGCAGCTGCTGGTATGAAAGGCATTGTGTGGAGTTATGTTAATTGCTGCGTTAGCATGGCTGCCTCTTGTTTGCAGATTGAACACTTACGGAGTTGAGTTGAAACTGCTCCAGAAAGGACATTCAAATTAGACTTGAGCATGTGTCCTcaaagccttttattatatttgtatttgCCAAGCACTTGTACCCATCTAGTGAGATACGGAAGGTCACTTTGCTTCTcaaaaggagaaactgaggaaTGGGTGATTGAGTGGACTTGGTTGGGGTTATACAAGTGATGTCAAGGACATAATGAGAATCTGGGTTCTTTGGCGGGACACTGAGTTATCCAAGGAACACATTACTTGAAGTCCTTTAGGTCTGAGTGTGGGTCCCGGATCCGCTACTTCCTAGCTCCGTGGCCTTGAGGAAGTCGCTTGCCCTCTCtgtacttcagtttcctcatctataatacAGGGATCACACCGCTGCTTACTTCAGAGGACTATTGCGAAGACGGAGAATCTGATCTGGGATGTGCAGATACGCCTGGCATGTCtcctatcatcatcattattttaacaaacccccccgccccccgcctatTTTAGCTAAAGACCTGCTTCCAGCTTAAAACTTCCATGTTCTCCACCCTTattaccctcctcctcctccttcttgtcCCTGTCACTCTTGCTCAGAGGGGTGATCACAGTTTCATATGGGAGTCACAGGGTGGGCACAGCCCTGGGCTTGCCGACAGAGGGTCGAGGTAGGGGGCCAAGTCTGTCCTGGGCCAGGTGTCCATCTCCTCTTGATATTTCCAGCTCTTTCTCATGTCCTGTAGATTTAGAACAACTGTCTGGACTGGGAAGCTCAGCTGCCCGGAGGGTCATCATGGGGCCCCCAACAGCTGAATGAGCCATGGAAACCCGTAGTCTTGCCCACCCTCCCTGGTCAGTTTTCTGTCTGTAAAATTGGCATGTTCACCCAGGGGCATCCATTCATTCTTCAGAAGGTACAGGCATTGCAAACAgaagatctgggtttgaatcctggctcttccaTGTGGCCCTCAGAGCCTCAGGGTCTCACTGCTCTTGGGGGTGGTGAGGCTGAAAGGAGGTGATGTCTGAAAGCTTCGTAGACGGTAGCATGCTTTCCTCTTGTTGGGGCTACCCTCACTCCACTCTGAGCTTGTGTTTGGAAGAGCGCCTTGTATCGTCACACACGGGGAGGGGCTCCCGCTGCACATGAAGAGAAGTGAGGAGCAGTCCAGAGAGGCCCTTGACCCTCTCCCGGCTCAGCACCGGCGGGTCTGTGTGCACAGCACAGTCCAGCACAGTCCGCGGGCAGGATTGCACCGCTGGCCACATCAGGAGGAGAAGGCCTGCAGTCGGGTCAACCTGCCCCGTGCTTTCttccagccccactcccccagcccctcccttgcCTTGTTTTCCTCCTGGCTGCCATTAGGGTACTTTTTATAAGGCTTGTTAAGTCTTTAATGATGCCTGGTTGTGCAGCTGGCTTAAGGCTTAATCCCCAGCAATAGGGCTTTATTGGATAAATGGTTAATAATCACTTGTCTGCAGGGATTGGGGACGTTTCAGTGAGGCCCATGACTCCCGCCCGGCAGCCCCGTGTGACCTGTGACATGTTGGTGACTTGACTGGGACAGCATTGCTTGACGTTGGGGTGCAGGAAGATGGGGCACCCTCATAGCACCACAGAAGGCCTGCGATTGTAGGAGAGCATTTCTGCCTCTGGGGAATGGAGGCCACCTGTCTGTTGCCGTGGGCCTGTCGGGATCTGAGCCAGGCATCTCTTCAGATGTGTGTTTCTAACCCACTCCTggttttgcctttctttcttttgctatTAACGAGCTCtatgactttgagcaagtctcctgagcctcagtttcctcagctatcAAATAGAGGGGTTGGAAGAGATGGCCTTGAAGGTGCCGTGTGATTCTGAGAGCCCCAGGGTCCCAGACAGAGgctcctctctccagctctgggATTCGTCACCGAGGACTGTGAATGGCAAGGGACCAGCAGCCCATCGGGATTAAGTACTTAAGCTGCTGGGCAAAGAATTGGGTCAGCTGTAGTCACAGGGCAGTGTATGCGAAGGGAATACACAGAGGCCTCGGTTTTATGGTCTGGTTTGGGGTTTCTCCCACTTCTGGGCAGGACACACagtaggcatttttaaaaagcctcgtTGATGGGCCTCTGGAGAGAGAAGTCAATGCTTTCAGGTGTGGAGCCATCCAGGAGCCAGGAATTGTTCACAGATGAAAAAGGAGCCTGGGGTTTTGTCCCCAGCCTGCCTGTGGCTGGGAGCCACACCTCAACCCTTACTTGGCCTTGACTGTTCAGTTGAAAGGAGATCAGGACCCATCTATTGGAGGAGCGGGGGTGGTACTGGGGCGCGGGCACACGAGTCAAACAGACCTGGGTCTGAAACTTCCACCACCCATTTCCAGGCGGCATGGCCTGGGCAGCCTCTTTCTCTAAGCCTGGGATTCTTGACGATAGTATCAAAAACACCTATTTGTCAGTATGACTATGTTAgttcaaaattatatatgtaaagcACCTGGTAGCTGGCTCATACAAGATGTCAGTAATGATCCTGGgaggagttgtgtgtttttttttaatttaaaaattgatttgagaaagagagagagagaaacactgatctgttgttccacttatgtatgcattgattggttgattcttgtatgtgccctgacccggatcGAACCCACACCCTTGGTGTATCAGGGCGacactctgaccaactgagctaccgaaTGAGACCTGTCAGACTGGCAGAGTGAAGTGCTTGCGGTAAACAGAGATGTGGCTTACTGAGGATGACATGGTTTTGAATTATTTtaccagaaataaaataaaataaatagtgcaAACAGAGCTATCCCACCTTTTAGACTTGGTGGTGCTGCCCTGAAACCTTCCAGCTTCAAGCTGACGGATGCTTTCCCATGTTGCCCAGAATTCGCTTCCCGGTTGCTGTACCCCTGCTCAGCACAGTCCATGGCGTACCGCAGGTGCTCAGCCCTGCCCGCAGGTGTGAGGTGAAGGAAAGGAGTTGCACTTTTTAGATCTGTACGTGACCGGGCGCTCGCTCTGCTTTTATTTCAGATCTTCCCCGACCCGTCAGACTTTGACCGCTGCTGCAAACTGAAGGACCGCCTGCCCTCCATAGTGGTGGAACCCacagagggggaggtggagagcggGGAGCTGCGGTGGCCCCCCGAGGAGTTCTTGGTCCAGGAGGATGAGCAGGACAACTGTGAAGAGACAGCGACAGAGAACAAGGAGCAGTAGATTCCCACCGACTCCCAGCGGGTCACACCAGACAGCATCTGTACCTGAACTGTGTTCTTTCCCATTGTGACGGATGAAGAGAGTGGGCCACCGTCGTTCTGAAACGTCAGACGAGGCTTCCGTTTTGCTCCTGCGAATCACTGAGCTggtcttctttccctttcttttcttttgttttttttgaactGTGTcgagccctggagccctccgggGCACTTTGCAAGGCCTTCTGAGAAAGGAAGCTGCTTCGAGCAGGGGTTGGGGTGTGGGGAAGCTTTGGTTTTTGAGATCAGTATCTGAACTCAGCACCTAGAGGCAGCGGTGGGATTCCAGGGGGCTCTGCGGGTGAGGGGATGGGGCGTGCACAGCAAGCAAGGAACATTTGGGCTAAGAAAACGAACACGGGACAAAAGAGAAAACGCACGGTTTAAGGAAAACATTGAGCAGGGAGGTGCAGCCAGGAAGTACTTACTTTTCAGTGAGCGATCTCTCTGCTGCTGGGGCATCAGAAAACCAAGTCTTCATCTCTCTCCAGCTTCGCCCATCGCCAGCCTTTGCTTTCCTTTCAGGTGTGTTGCCTGTTACAGGGGAGGCGGGTGAAGGAGAGCAGTGCACCCTGGCTGCCTGCAAAGCCAGCTGGAGGTGATGCTCGGGAAAGGGAAAAGCCCCCCATTCCTTCTCCACGgcccctctgctccaggctgtggCAGGTTGACATACCTGCGGTAAGCTGGAGTGGTTATTTTCAAGAAGCAGTGCTTTTGAGCTTCTCTTCCCTTATTTATCCTTTTTGCTttgccctccccctccacccgccTCCCCGCCCTTTTGGGAATAGTGAGAGTACTTCCTGCCCTTGTCGGAGGACTGATGTGGACAATTGGACATGAAAGTCCCCCCCACACTTGCTCTCAGTCTGAGCAGAGGCACAGAGCGAGTGCGGGGGGCTCTCCCAGGCcggccctcctctctccttaccatGCCCTCCCATCCCCTGGCCACAGCCCTGAGGCCCAGATGGCTCCCAGTCCTGCAGGGGGTTCCAGCCAGCCGAGTCAGCGGCAATACCCACTCCCGGGTGGGCTTGTGGCCTGCTTTCCTGGCGGGAGCTGCCTGGAGCATAGGAgacttttttgtttcttgttgggGAGGTGAGCTAATTCGGTGTACATCCCGAGAGCTGGCAAAGCCCGGGAATTAATTGGATGGGTGAGAAGGCTTTTGTGCAGCAGCCTGGGGATCGAGTGTGACCCTGAAGGGTGTCATGAGATCCCCGGCTTCTCCCCTTGCGTCCCTGGATGCATGTGGGAGGACGGCGTGGTGAGGGAGCATTGAACGGTGGtcctcctcactccccacctcCCGCCTATCCCCTGCAAGGGCACAGCTACCCGAGAAAGTTAGCCTTGGACTTAGAGCTTCTTATCATAGTTCAGAACCACCAGGAGCCTCCCGATGCAGGACACTCTTCATCTCTATCTCGGAGCGGATGGCGCCGCCAAGAGGTGGGCTCAATGGGCTGAACTCTGCCCAGCGAGGCACCCAGGTGAGCCCTCCGGTGTCCTGTCAGTCCAGGTTGACCGGGTTTGGACTTGCATAAAGGTTGTATTTAATACCTCAAGGTTCGTGTGGCTCTGGGGAAGGTTGGGCAGGAGGACCAGGGTGTGCTGTTGATGCGCCAGCAGGGTTTGGTTCTGGGCAGCCGACACTCTCCCATCccccctgctcccttcctctgttGACTGCTTGTGTTACTCACACCGATCGATGGCAATAACTTCTTCCGGCTCCTCGAGGAAGTGGGAGAGCCTGCAGCCTGCACTGGGGTGtctctctctagctctccctTTCCTTCGGTTTTGGCTGCGGAgacccttccctcccactctcattCCCTCACAGCAGCATTTCTCATCCTGTGCCTCCCTTGTGGATGGGGTCTCGCCTTTTAAAATCCTGTGTTTCCATGTCCCCTTCCAATGTGCTCCCCTGTGTCATCTGTCCGTGTGATGGGAACGTGCTTGTAAACTGCATAACAGACCTActttgtgtacatgtgtgtttatGGGGGTGGTTTATTATTTTTGCTGGTCGCTAGACCCCATTGTACGACCATGTGGAGTCTGAGCAGGCCAGATGCTGACAGCTAACGTCAGGACCCTCAGCGGTGAGcctgttgggggggacccagtcaCTCTTGGACAAGTGGCTGAGCTCCTGTCTggcctcctctttttttttttttttttaaagtatcttgtGTGTATTT harbors:
- the LBH gene encoding protein LBH isoform X1; the protein is MSVYFPIHCPDYLRSAEMTEVMMSTPSMEEIGLSPQKDGLSYQIFPDPSDFDRCCKLKDRLPSIVVEPTEGEVESGELRWPPEEFLVQEDEQDNCEETATENKEQ
- the LBH gene encoding protein LBH isoform X2, with product MTEVMMSTPSMEEIGLSPQKDGLSYQIFPDPSDFDRCCKLKDRLPSIVVEPTEGEVESGELRWPPEEFLVQEDEQDNCEETATENKEQ